A genomic region of Methanobacterium sp. SMA-27 contains the following coding sequences:
- a CDS encoding flavodoxin family protein, with product MKALGKVEFEYLFLQDVNLKPCKGCFVCISKGEDRCPLKDDDRDEIVNRIMDADGVILASPVYVMQVTWLMKILVDRLAYLCHRPEFFKQNAIAISTTGGIGLKETLNYIGLVAGGWGMNIVDKLGIETPPWPKTSSSDMKNIKKIQKTAKIFYKSLESSELPKPSLMDYMRFRIVKEMSRRLNGYLQADYHFYNKLENYYYDTKISIFKKLMGKIMLKIGFYTMRDNFVEK from the coding sequence ATGAAAGCTCTTGGAAAGGTTGAATTTGAATATTTATTCCTTCAAGATGTTAATCTAAAGCCATGTAAAGGATGTTTCGTGTGTATTTCAAAGGGTGAAGATCGTTGTCCCCTAAAAGATGATGATCGAGATGAAATTGTAAATAGGATTATGGATGCAGATGGTGTGATTTTAGCCTCACCAGTATATGTTATGCAGGTTACATGGCTAATGAAAATACTTGTTGATCGTCTGGCCTACCTATGCCACAGACCAGAGTTTTTCAAACAAAATGCCATTGCAATTTCAACAACCGGAGGAATAGGACTTAAAGAAACCCTTAATTATATTGGGTTGGTTGCAGGTGGATGGGGAATGAATATTGTAGATAAACTTGGAATTGAAACACCACCATGGCCCAAAACCTCCAGTTCAGACATGAAAAATATTAAAAAGATCCAAAAAACAGCAAAGATCTTCTACAAGTCACTTGAATCTTCTGAGCTTCCAAAGCCAAGTTTAATGGATTACATGAGATTTAGAATAGTTAAAGAAATGTCACGCCGTTTGAACGGATATTTACAGGCAGACTACCACTTTTACAATAAATTAGAAAATTACTATTACGATACAAAAATAAGTATATTTAAAAAACTAATGGGTAAA
- the rd gene encoding rubredoxin, which translates to MKKYQCSGCQYVYNPEVGDPDQGVAPGTPFEDLPDDWVCPLCGLDKDLFEEIK; encoded by the coding sequence ATGAAAAAATATCAATGTTCAGGTTGTCAGTATGTCTACAATCCTGAAGTAGGAGACCCAGATCAAGGAGTAGCACCAGGAACACCCTTTGAAGATTTACCAGATGACTGGGTATGTCCATTGTGTGGGCTTGATAAAGACCTATTTGAAGAAATTAAATAA
- a CDS encoding prenyltransferase: protein MYFLIGALFALLLNAQFVLSKFIWGYLILFMASMAIHYANDYFDFEVDHYGTPTTFTGGSGILVENPELRGISKNLAIFFIIISIIIGAFFTVIYSYPISFFLFVLVGNALVWFYSAPPIKLSYRRLGEFANAINGFIMPAMGYFVVMGTIDLPFLIFSIPFVFLQLMFTVGVEIPDLEGDKLGNKITWTVIKGREFSFKLLGILAILTTTSFIVLSFTNLFPQSINFLILALISVISLSLGIVAIIKRPIAKIPATKLATLNVATVFVVIILVNCYFVYVLA from the coding sequence ATGTACTTTTTAATAGGAGCCCTATTTGCTCTTCTATTAAATGCACAATTCGTTTTATCTAAATTTATTTGGGGATATTTGATTCTGTTTATGGCCAGTATGGCTATCCATTATGCCAATGATTATTTTGATTTTGAAGTCGACCATTATGGCACTCCTACTACCTTCACAGGTGGAAGTGGTATCTTAGTTGAAAATCCAGAGTTAAGAGGAATATCAAAAAATTTAGCAATATTTTTTATTATCATATCCATAATTATTGGAGCATTTTTCACGGTTATTTATTCATATCCAATTTCATTCTTCTTGTTCGTGTTAGTTGGAAACGCTCTAGTATGGTTTTATTCCGCTCCTCCCATCAAATTATCATATCGCAGATTAGGAGAATTTGCAAATGCAATAAACGGCTTTATAATGCCCGCAATGGGTTATTTTGTTGTAATGGGTACAATTGATCTCCCATTCCTAATTTTCTCAATACCCTTTGTGTTTTTACAACTAATGTTTACTGTAGGAGTTGAAATTCCTGATCTGGAAGGGGATAAATTAGGCAATAAAATTACATGGACAGTAATTAAAGGACGTGAATTCAGTTTTAAATTACTTGGAATACTAGCAATACTAACCACAACTTCATTTATAGTTTTATCATTCACTAATCTATTTCCTCAAAGCATTAATTTTCTAATACTCGCCCTAATTTCAGTTATTTCATTAAGTTTAGGGATCGTTGCAATAATTAAAAGACCTATAGCTAAAATACCAGCTACAAAACTAGCCACACTCAATGTTGCAACGGTTTTCGTAGTTATAATCCTAGTAAATTGTTACTTCGTTTATGTATTAGCTTAA